A window of the Thalassospira sp. TSL5-1 genome harbors these coding sequences:
- a CDS encoding diacylglycerol kinase family protein produces the protein MVNDGITIIFNPRAGGNKQRFLSAILQRAGVKAELLQTTHPGHARELARRVRAGRRLYVAGGDGSLNEALNGLLDAQIDGHEVPPLGIIPLGTANVLAVEVGLGVNTRAVASYINDPVYVWVRPGLLNGRAFFLMVGIGADADTVANVSLRLKRLIGKGAYVLEGLRNIAFPRHRDFEVHIGREQYRVAGVVATHASHYGGKFIISPDASLTDNKLDVVMMPASGSLATARYGLALTMNRLFRQSDVSVVRTERLTITSHCGPAPVQIDGENAGALPCEISLSPYPVRLLVPRAYFEATNSRAGGELGGEPSEPLRLSNRET, from the coding sequence ATGGTCAATGACGGCATTACCATTATTTTTAATCCGCGTGCCGGGGGCAACAAGCAGCGTTTCCTGTCGGCTATCCTGCAACGTGCGGGGGTAAAGGCAGAATTATTACAGACCACCCATCCCGGTCATGCCCGTGAATTGGCGCGGCGGGTGCGGGCCGGGCGCAGGCTGTATGTGGCCGGGGGCGACGGGTCGCTGAACGAAGCCCTGAATGGTTTGCTGGATGCCCAGATCGACGGGCACGAGGTGCCGCCTCTTGGCATTATTCCGCTTGGAACGGCCAATGTTCTGGCTGTCGAGGTCGGATTGGGGGTGAATACCCGTGCTGTTGCCAGCTACATCAATGATCCGGTTTATGTCTGGGTGCGGCCGGGATTGCTGAACGGTCGGGCATTTTTTCTGATGGTGGGCATTGGGGCTGATGCCGATACGGTTGCCAATGTATCGCTAAGGTTGAAACGCCTGATAGGCAAAGGGGCCTATGTGCTTGAGGGCCTGCGCAACATCGCCTTTCCCCGCCATCGCGATTTCGAGGTGCATATCGGCCGGGAGCAATACCGTGTTGCCGGGGTTGTGGCTACCCATGCCAGCCATTATGGCGGCAAATTTATCATTTCACCCGATGCGTCGCTGACGGATAATAAACTTGATGTCGTGATGATGCCCGCCAGCGGCAGCCTGGCAACGGCACGCTATGGCCTGGCCTTGACGATGAACCGCCTGTTTCGCCAGTCCGATGTCAGTGTCGTGCGGACCGAACGGTTAACGATCACCAGTCATTGCGGGCCCGCGCCGGTGCAAATTGATGGTGAAAATGCCGGAGCCTTGCCCTGTGAAATCAGTTTGTCGCCCTATCCGGTTCGGCTGCTGGTTCCGCGCGCCTATTTCGAGGCAACAAACAGTCGGGCGGGGGGCGAACTGGGGGGCGAACCATCCGAACCTTTGCGCCTTTCCAATCGCGAAACATGA
- a CDS encoding UbiD family decarboxylase codes for MPYQSLRDFIEDLEKKGQLVRVSEPVSPHLEMTEIQTRLLAEGGPAVIFENVVDDNGRKYDMPVLVNLFGTVERVAAGMNRKTEELREVGETLAFLKQPEPPGSLREAFSMLPLAKTVMAMKPKTVSKAPCQEIVLTGDDIDLGKLPIQGCWPGEPAPLITWPLVVTQGPSVGEKGGDKRDVFNLGIYRMQVLGRDKAIMRWLKHRGGAQHHARWKNSKQEPLPCAVVLGADPGTILAAVTPVPDTLSEYQFAGLLRGEKVELVECKTIPLKVPATAEIVLEGHVSLDEYAPEGPYGDHTGYYNSVESFPVFTITAITMRKKPIYLSTFTGRPPDEPSVLGEALNDVFVPLLQQQFTEIVDFWLPPEGCSYRIAVVSMKKAYPGHAKRVMMGVWSFLRQFMYTKFVIVVDDDINVRDWKDVMWAISTRMDPVRDITTITDTPIDYLDFASPESGLGGKLGMDATNKLPPETHREWGEKLYMPDDIIDRVDEKWDRYGLPGSGRKIWK; via the coding sequence ATGCCCTATCAGTCTTTGCGCGATTTCATTGAAGACCTTGAGAAAAAAGGCCAGCTTGTTCGTGTGAGCGAACCGGTTTCGCCCCATCTGGAAATGACCGAAATCCAGACCCGCCTTCTGGCCGAAGGGGGACCGGCGGTTATTTTTGAAAATGTCGTTGATGACAATGGCCGCAAATATGACATGCCGGTTCTGGTCAACCTGTTTGGCACGGTTGAACGTGTGGCAGCGGGCATGAACCGCAAGACCGAAGAACTGCGCGAGGTTGGCGAAACCCTGGCCTTCCTGAAACAGCCTGAACCCCCGGGAAGCTTGCGCGAAGCCTTTTCGATGCTGCCATTGGCAAAAACCGTAATGGCGATGAAGCCCAAAACGGTTTCCAAGGCCCCGTGCCAGGAAATTGTGCTGACCGGCGATGACATCGACCTTGGCAAATTGCCCATTCAGGGATGCTGGCCCGGCGAACCCGCACCGCTGATTACCTGGCCGCTGGTGGTAACGCAGGGGCCGTCTGTGGGCGAAAAGGGCGGTGACAAACGCGATGTGTTCAATCTGGGCATTTATCGCATGCAGGTGCTGGGCAGGGACAAGGCGATCATGCGCTGGCTCAAGCATCGCGGCGGTGCGCAGCATCACGCCCGCTGGAAAAACAGCAAACAGGAGCCCCTGCCCTGTGCGGTTGTTCTGGGGGCCGACCCCGGCACCATTCTCGCCGCCGTCACCCCCGTGCCCGATACCCTGTCGGAATATCAGTTTGCCGGGCTTTTGCGCGGCGAAAAGGTGGAACTGGTGGAATGCAAAACCATTCCGTTAAAAGTCCCCGCCACCGCCGAGATCGTACTGGAAGGGCATGTCTCGCTGGACGAATATGCGCCCGAAGGCCCTTATGGCGACCATACCGGGTATTATAATTCGGTCGAAAGCTTCCCGGTTTTCACCATTACCGCCATCACCATGCGCAAAAAGCCGATTTATCTTTCAACCTTCACCGGCCGCCCGCCAGATGAACCGTCGGTTTTAGGCGAAGCCTTGAACGATGTTTTTGTGCCGTTACTGCAACAGCAATTTACCGAAATCGTCGATTTCTGGCTGCCGCCGGAAGGATGTAGCTACCGGATTGCCGTTGTATCAATGAAAAAGGCCTATCCCGGCCATGCCAAGCGCGTGATGATGGGGGTTTGGTCGTTCCTGCGGCAATTTATGTATACCAAATTCGTCATTGTGGTGGATGACGACATCAATGTGCGCGACTGGAAAGACGTGATGTGGGCAATATCCACCCGCATGGACCCGGTGCGCGACATTACCACCATCACCGACACCCCAATTGACTATCTGGATTTCGCATCACCCGAAAGCGGGCTGGGCGGCAAACTGGGCATGGATGCCACCAACAAGCTGCCCCCGGAAACCCACCGTGAATGGGGCGAAAAGCTTTATATGCCCGATGACATCATCGACCGCGTTGATGAAAAATGGGACCGCTACGGCCTGCCCGGCAGCGGTCGCAAAATCTGGAAGTAA
- a CDS encoding choline BCCT transporter BetT, which yields MSTSENGVAEKTKSQLSPPVFFGSAILIFLVVLFTIVMPETANTTFNTVQAWLTSNFGWFYMLSVAVFLIFSLGLAFSSYGEIKLGPDDSEPDYSYTSWFAMLFSAGMGIGLMFYGVAEPILHFDNPPIGAGGTMDAAREAMSTTFFHWGIHAWAIYAVIGMSLAYFSFRHNLPLTIRSALYPLIGERIRGPIGHTVDIFAVLGTMFGVATSLGLGVLQVNSGLNYLFDIPQSEITQLVLIAVITGCATLSVVAGLDSGIKRLSELNLFLALALLLFVLLVGPTVYLLQTLVQNVGLYLSEVVNKTFNLFAYEPNDWIGGWTLFYWAWWIAWSPFVGMFIARVSRGRTIREFVIGVLFVPVGFTFIWLTFFGNAAMWLDMGPAAGAISDAVGADISTALFKFLENFPFASVSSLIATLLVITFFVTSSDSGSLVIDIITSGGQEDPPVWQRVFWAITEGVVAAVLLVMGGLKALQTASLTAALPFSAVMLFVCYGLLKGLRLEKRKKYSMGMATSTAVHGAHVPWKSRLQTIVSYPRLDKCKMFLTQTAIPALEGVANELRETELQVDVTHSDTEVRLEISHGDVQDFVYGVRLRGYTMPEFAFPEFKSPEKSSKYYRAEVFLLDGGQDYDIYGYNKEQVIADVLNHYEKHRHFLLSTS from the coding sequence ATGTCAACGTCAGAAAACGGCGTGGCTGAAAAAACAAAGTCGCAGCTTTCACCGCCAGTGTTTTTTGGCTCTGCGATTTTAATTTTTCTGGTGGTTCTTTTTACCATCGTCATGCCAGAAACCGCCAACACAACTTTTAATACCGTACAAGCCTGGCTAACCAGTAATTTTGGCTGGTTTTACATGCTAAGTGTTGCTGTTTTCCTGATTTTTTCGTTGGGGCTGGCCTTTAGCTCCTATGGGGAAATCAAGCTGGGACCGGATGATTCCGAACCCGATTACAGCTACACATCCTGGTTTGCCATGCTGTTTAGTGCCGGTATGGGTATCGGCCTGATGTTTTACGGCGTTGCAGAACCGATCCTGCATTTTGACAACCCGCCGATAGGCGCGGGTGGCACAATGGATGCTGCACGCGAGGCCATGTCGACGACATTCTTTCACTGGGGCATCCATGCCTGGGCGATTTATGCCGTTATTGGCATGTCGCTGGCCTATTTCAGTTTCCGTCATAACCTGCCGCTCACCATCAGGTCCGCGCTTTATCCGCTGATTGGCGAACGCATTCGCGGCCCGATTGGTCACACCGTGGATATTTTTGCCGTTCTTGGCACCATGTTTGGTGTGGCAACCTCGCTGGGGCTGGGCGTGTTACAGGTTAATTCCGGGCTGAATTACCTTTTTGATATTCCGCAATCCGAAATCACCCAGCTTGTTCTGATCGCTGTCATTACCGGTTGTGCCACCCTGTCGGTTGTTGCCGGTCTGGATAGCGGCATTAAACGTCTTTCGGAACTGAACCTGTTTCTGGCACTTGCCCTGCTGCTGTTTGTGCTGCTGGTCGGGCCGACGGTTTATCTACTGCAAACACTGGTTCAAAATGTCGGCCTTTATCTTAGCGAAGTGGTCAACAAGACCTTTAACCTGTTTGCCTATGAACCCAATGACTGGATTGGTGGCTGGACCCTGTTTTACTGGGCCTGGTGGATTGCGTGGTCGCCATTTGTTGGCATGTTCATCGCGCGCGTCTCGCGCGGTCGTACCATTCGCGAGTTTGTGATTGGCGTTCTGTTTGTGCCGGTCGGCTTCACCTTTATCTGGCTCACTTTCTTTGGCAATGCTGCCATGTGGCTGGATATGGGCCCTGCTGCAGGTGCCATATCGGATGCCGTCGGGGCCGATATTTCAACCGCCCTGTTCAAATTCCTGGAAAACTTCCCGTTCGCCAGTGTTTCATCGCTGATCGCGACACTTCTGGTGATTACCTTCTTTGTCACATCGTCGGATTCAGGGTCGCTGGTGATCGATATTATCACATCAGGTGGCCAGGAAGACCCGCCGGTATGGCAACGGGTATTCTGGGCGATTACCGAAGGCGTTGTGGCCGCAGTCTTGCTGGTCATGGGCGGGCTGAAAGCCCTGCAAACCGCATCGCTAACAGCCGCCCTGCCGTTTTCGGCCGTCATGCTGTTTGTCTGTTATGGCCTGCTAAAAGGCTTGCGCCTGGAAAAGCGGAAAAAATACAGCATGGGGATGGCAACATCGACAGCGGTTCACGGTGCACATGTCCCCTGGAAATCCCGCCTGCAAACCATTGTCAGCTATCCACGCCTGGATAAATGCAAAATGTTTCTAACCCAAACCGCTATCCCGGCGCTTGAAGGTGTGGCAAACGAATTGCGCGAAACGGAACTTCAGGTAGATGTCACCCATAGCGATACCGAAGTACGGCTGGAAATCTCGCATGGGGATGTTCAGGACTTTGTCTATGGCGTTCGCCTGCGGGGCTACACCATGCCTGAATTCGCCTTTCCCGAGTTCAAATCACCGGAAAAATCCTCCAAATATTATCGCGCCGAGGTGTTTTTACTTGATGGCGGGCAGGATTACGACATTTACGGCTATAACAAGGAACAGGTTATTGCCGATGTGCTGAACCACTACGAAAAGCATCGTCACTTCCTGCTTTCCACCTCTTAA
- a CDS encoding methyl-accepting chemotaxis protein, whose amino-acid sequence MSDLKIRTKILLGFAVVLAVLLSALAFSGYSFLHVSKNVDKFALSVEEASLISQIETRFVNLRLRAREFAYSGAEKDSDAVHAIAAELKPLLEKAQQLVVDAKYIRSLKVMEEHLSLYLTDFTKAEKLSNEYRTAILEQLEPSGEKMVSNLDRIVEMAEKQGDIGSLMNATGAREHALLSRLYANILIGRKDDSFGERVINEFSSLNETLALLEKADLSTEQRVILEQSRQVFYEYRQAFDLILRDEQQIIALVDGEMAQAAQEIVAYAEALLHDFQQIEHAILAETTDTIATTMTEIIIAGLVGVVLGIAIALILGVRLSRPVMKIADIMHRLAANDFDVVIPATRQKDEIGSMARSVEVFRENTLRARALEQKAEEQERRNAEERREMMRRTAENFDQNVGEILHIVAAASTELQSTSASMLGLVNQAGSQSTTVASATEEASANVSSVAAATEQLNVSINEINRQVALSTAVMHDAVDQASNSQLTMEELSAAAEGIASVLELITDIAEQTNLLALNATIEAARAGEMGKGFAVVASEVKSLASETAKATKEITEQIANVQKKTGDAVEMVSAVRKSVGKMEGISSSIAAAIEEQNVATKEIAYNISQAAEGTRVVSESIGNVNEAVGEVGAASEAVQVATESLSRNFASLQQATRKFVSVIQAA is encoded by the coding sequence ATGTCTGATTTGAAGATCCGGACCAAAATCTTGTTGGGGTTTGCCGTTGTCCTGGCAGTTTTACTCTCTGCGTTGGCGTTTTCTGGCTACAGTTTTTTGCATGTTTCGAAAAATGTCGATAAATTTGCCCTGAGCGTAGAGGAAGCTTCGCTGATTTCCCAGATCGAGACCCGTTTTGTGAATCTACGTCTTCGCGCCAGAGAGTTTGCCTATAGCGGTGCCGAAAAAGATTCTGACGCGGTGCATGCCATTGCCGCAGAGCTAAAACCCTTGCTGGAAAAGGCTCAGCAACTGGTTGTGGATGCGAAATATATTCGTAGCCTCAAAGTCATGGAAGAGCATCTCAGCCTTTACCTGACCGATTTCACCAAAGCTGAAAAGCTCAGCAATGAATATCGCACTGCTATTCTCGAACAGCTTGAACCCAGTGGCGAAAAAATGGTTTCCAATCTCGACCGTATTGTTGAAATGGCGGAAAAGCAGGGGGATATTGGCAGCCTGATGAATGCAACTGGTGCGCGCGAACATGCGCTTTTATCCCGTCTTTACGCCAATATCCTGATTGGCCGAAAGGATGACAGTTTTGGCGAGCGGGTGATAAATGAGTTTTCGTCCCTGAATGAAACCCTGGCACTGCTTGAGAAAGCAGACCTTTCGACAGAACAGCGTGTGATCTTGGAGCAGTCACGCCAGGTGTTTTACGAATACCGGCAGGCCTTTGACCTGATCTTGCGCGACGAACAGCAGATTATCGCCCTTGTTGATGGCGAAATGGCACAGGCTGCCCAGGAAATCGTTGCTTATGCCGAAGCTCTTTTGCATGATTTTCAACAGATCGAACATGCCATTCTCGCCGAAACGACCGATACCATTGCCACGACCATGACCGAAATCATTATTGCCGGTTTGGTGGGGGTTGTTCTTGGCATTGCGATCGCCCTGATCCTGGGAGTGCGGCTGTCACGTCCGGTGATGAAAATCGCCGATATCATGCATCGCCTGGCCGCAAATGATTTTGATGTGGTTATTCCCGCAACACGGCAGAAAGACGAAATAGGTAGTATGGCGCGCTCGGTCGAAGTGTTTCGCGAAAACACCTTGCGTGCCCGTGCTCTGGAGCAGAAAGCCGAAGAACAGGAGCGCCGCAATGCCGAAGAACGCCGTGAAATGATGCGTCGTACCGCGGAAAACTTTGATCAAAATGTGGGGGAAATCCTGCATATCGTGGCAGCGGCATCAACCGAATTGCAATCAACCTCGGCAAGCATGCTTGGGTTGGTTAACCAGGCTGGCAGCCAATCAACCACTGTGGCAAGTGCCACCGAAGAGGCCAGCGCCAATGTTAGCTCGGTTGCAGCAGCCACCGAACAGCTGAACGTATCGATTAACGAAATTAACCGTCAGGTGGCCTTGTCTACTGCGGTGATGCATGATGCCGTAGATCAGGCCAGCAACAGTCAGCTTACCATGGAAGAGTTGTCGGCCGCAGCCGAAGGTATTGCATCCGTTCTGGAATTGATTACCGATATTGCCGAACAAACCAACCTTTTGGCGCTGAATGCGACAATCGAAGCGGCCCGCGCCGGCGAAATGGGCAAGGGGTTTGCAGTGGTTGCCTCCGAGGTCAAAAGCCTTGCCAGCGAAACAGCAAAGGCAACCAAGGAAATTACCGAGCAAATTGCCAATGTGCAGAAAAAAACCGGCGACGCCGTGGAGATGGTTTCGGCGGTTAGAAAATCGGTTGGGAAGATGGAAGGTATTTCGTCGTCAATTGCTGCCGCCATCGAAGAACAAAACGTCGCAACCAAGGAAATTGCCTATAATATTTCCCAGGCAGCCGAGGGGACCCGCGTGGTTAGCGAAAGTATTGGTAATGTAAACGAGGCCGTGGGCGAAGTGGGCGCTGCCTCAGAAGCGGTGCAGGTCGCCACCGAAAGCCTGTCGCGCAACTTTGCCAGTTTGCAACAGGCGACCCGCAAATTTGTGTCGGTTATCCAGGCAGCTTAA
- a CDS encoding methyl-accepting chemotaxis protein: MQLGKFGIATKIFAIITVLAIAIIAVSANGYHGLNSMNQSSQTQETAANEAMDGLRLTRLITSLNRAEFRIAADPSPDTIADLNNTISRETAEFEAIIEETSKTAGPRRLELLNDVKQRYEIYEHSIDKLLSIANARDASTDSQTLARSLLAQARDNREEARDLNNSIRTYVSYAQDRLSNAVVAANNTFANSMSVMIIVAIVGLALGIGLGIIIAQYGIVKPIRKIVGALNALANNKLDVDVYGTDRRDEIGEISSAMEVFKTNMIRNREMEEAAERAEQKAIEDKKRAMNELANQFDQTVGAIVTIVASTATELETAAQTLTSSLNETNTQSSTVSAAATQASSNVETVATACEELAASVRQIGEQVVHSSDVTQIAVEKGAETQRTAEGLVESVQKIGEVVNLIQDIAAQTNLLALNATIEAARAGEAGKGFAVVASEVKNLATQTAKATESITNHIAEVQEVTHTTVDAIRDISEVISRTRETASSISSAVEEQNTATQEIAQNVAQASAGTQEVSSAITQVSEAANEGGAAAEQVLSSARELSTSAENLRREVDTFIAKVRAG; the protein is encoded by the coding sequence ATGCAACTTGGAAAATTCGGCATCGCCACCAAAATATTTGCCATTATCACGGTTTTGGCGATTGCGATAATCGCCGTATCCGCTAACGGTTATCATGGTTTGAATTCCATGAACCAGTCTTCCCAAACACAGGAGACTGCCGCAAACGAGGCCATGGATGGCTTGCGCCTGACCAGGTTGATCACTTCGTTAAACCGTGCCGAATTTCGTATTGCAGCAGACCCTTCACCAGACACCATTGCGGACCTTAACAATACCATTTCCCGCGAAACCGCCGAGTTTGAGGCCATAATTGAGGAAACATCAAAAACGGCAGGTCCAAGGCGACTTGAACTGTTAAATGATGTAAAACAACGTTACGAAATTTATGAACACAGCATTGACAAGCTTCTGTCCATCGCCAATGCCCGGGATGCCAGTACCGACAGCCAAACTCTTGCCCGCAGCCTTCTTGCACAGGCCCGCGACAACCGCGAAGAGGCACGAGACCTCAATAACAGTATTCGCACCTATGTCAGCTATGCCCAGGACAGATTGTCAAATGCCGTCGTGGCCGCCAATAACACCTTTGCCAACAGCATGTCGGTGATGATCATTGTCGCCATTGTTGGCCTGGCACTTGGCATCGGATTGGGGATTATCATTGCGCAATACGGCATTGTGAAGCCAATTCGCAAAATTGTTGGTGCCTTGAATGCCCTGGCAAATAACAAACTGGATGTCGATGTTTATGGCACCGACCGGCGCGATGAAATTGGTGAAATTTCCAGTGCAATGGAAGTTTTCAAAACCAATATGATCCGCAACCGCGAAATGGAAGAAGCCGCCGAGCGTGCGGAACAAAAGGCGATTGAAGACAAGAAACGCGCCATGAACGAGCTTGCCAACCAGTTTGACCAGACTGTTGGTGCCATCGTGACGATTGTCGCCTCGACCGCGACCGAACTGGAAACAGCCGCCCAAACCCTGACCAGTTCGCTCAATGAAACAAATACACAATCCAGCACCGTTTCGGCTGCGGCAACACAGGCCAGCAGCAATGTTGAAACCGTTGCCACCGCCTGCGAAGAACTGGCCGCATCCGTGCGCCAGATTGGTGAACAGGTTGTACATTCATCCGATGTCACGCAAATTGCGGTGGAAAAAGGGGCCGAAACCCAACGCACGGCCGAAGGGCTTGTTGAATCGGTGCAAAAAATTGGCGAGGTCGTGAACCTTATCCAGGACATTGCCGCCCAAACCAACCTGCTGGCCCTGAACGCCACCATCGAGGCGGCCCGCGCGGGCGAAGCCGGCAAAGGCTTTGCCGTTGTTGCGTCGGAAGTCAAAAACCTTGCAACCCAGACGGCAAAAGCCACCGAAAGCATCACCAATCACATTGCCGAAGTGCAGGAAGTCACCCACACCACTGTGGATGCCATTCGCGATATTTCCGAAGTAATTTCGCGCACCCGCGAAACGGCCTCGTCCATTTCGTCTGCCGTGGAGGAGCAAAACACCGCCACCCAGGAAATCGCCCAGAATGTCGCCCAGGCCTCCGCCGGGACACAGGAAGTCTCCAGTGCAATTACCCAGGTTAGCGAAGCCGCCAATGAAGGCGGCGCCGCCGCAGAACAGGTTCTGTCAAGCGCACGGGAACTTTCAACATCGGCGGAAAACCTGCGACGCGAAGTAGACACGTTTATCGCCAAAGTCCGTGCCGGATAA
- a CDS encoding AraC family transcriptional regulator, with amino-acid sequence MTPAEKAVWLIETHIEADAETSPDLTELAEKCSISARHLMRAFAIATGMSVMRYARARKLSHAAQKLVHPDFARRNILTIALEAGYTSHEAFSRAFRDYFAITPEELRRRGHLDPLVLQECLRMSDHMIVKIEEPRFEKRDHLRIAGLKRSYSVESSTAIPAQWQQFIPWIGNIDGQIGYETYGVCSNITNDTSASDQNDNAMCFDYICGVAISGQTDISAPELTIIEIAPQTYAVFTHRGHISGIRATTYTIWNDYLPKSNLKPLSAPEFECYGREFDPETGNGTVEIWIPVEKAA; translated from the coding sequence ATGACACCGGCAGAAAAGGCCGTTTGGCTGATTGAAACGCATATCGAGGCCGATGCCGAAACCAGCCCGGATTTAACCGAACTGGCCGAAAAATGCAGCATCTCGGCGCGGCATCTGATGCGGGCCTTTGCGATTGCCACGGGCATGTCGGTGATGCGTTATGCACGGGCACGCAAATTATCGCACGCAGCGCAAAAACTGGTGCATCCGGATTTTGCCAGGCGAAACATTCTGACCATTGCCCTTGAAGCCGGTTATACCTCGCACGAGGCTTTCAGCCGGGCCTTTCGGGACTATTTCGCGATAACCCCCGAAGAACTGCGCCGTCGTGGACATCTTGACCCCCTTGTTTTGCAGGAGTGTTTACGCATGTCGGACCATATGATTGTGAAAATTGAAGAACCGCGCTTTGAAAAACGCGACCATTTGCGCATCGCAGGGCTAAAACGCAGCTATAGTGTGGAAAGCAGCACTGCCATCCCCGCACAATGGCAGCAATTCATTCCCTGGATTGGCAACATAGATGGGCAAATCGGGTATGAAACCTATGGCGTTTGCAGCAACATCACAAACGACACCTCCGCATCGGATCAGAACGACAACGCCATGTGTTTTGACTATATTTGTGGTGTTGCCATCTCCGGCCAGACGGACATCAGTGCCCCTGAATTAACCATCATTGAGATTGCCCCGCAAACCTACGCGGTTTTCACCCATCGCGGGCATATTTCAGGCATTCGCGCCACGACTTACACCATCTGGAACGATTATTTACCCAAATCGAACCTAAAACCCCTGTCTGCCCCCGAATTTGAATGTTATGGCCGGGAATTTGACCCCGAAACCGGTAATGGTACGGTTGAAATCTGGATACCTGTTGAAAAGGCGGCCTAA
- a CDS encoding TldD/PmbA family protein → MPKTDMTLDRINDLLNRAKKAGADDADAVYVEGTSLSVSQRLGKLEKLERSEGADLGLRVLIGKKQAVVSSSDTSDAALDELVERCVAMAKNAPEDPFCGIADPSELAETFDIDGLELCEPGEVDQDKLIAWASACEEAARSVEGITNSEGSDAGWGRHQITLAATNGFANSYAGSGSHISVSVLAGTGTAMERDYDYDSAVFSTDLRDPADIGRMAAEKTLRRLNPRKVKSTQVPIIMDPRVSASIVGHLAGAINGSGIARGTSFLIDMMEKEIFAPNITIVDDPHRKRGLRSKPFDAEGVANAKRNLVENGILKGWILDLRSARQLGLKSTGNASRGAGSLPGPSTTNLYMEPGLISPQDMIADVKQGLYITEMIGSSVNGITGDYSRGASGYWIENGELAYPVSEITVAGNLKEMFKAVSPANDLTFKYGTNAPTLRIDGMTVAGQ, encoded by the coding sequence ATGCCCAAAACTGACATGACGCTTGATCGCATCAATGACCTTCTGAACCGCGCCAAAAAGGCGGGCGCAGACGACGCGGATGCCGTTTACGTCGAAGGCACCTCGCTTTCGGTGTCGCAACGATTGGGCAAGCTTGAAAAACTGGAACGATCCGAAGGGGCCGATCTGGGCCTGCGGGTGCTGATTGGCAAAAAGCAGGCGGTTGTTTCATCATCCGATACCAGTGATGCCGCGCTTGATGAACTTGTGGAACGCTGTGTTGCGATGGCAAAAAATGCGCCAGAAGACCCGTTTTGTGGCATTGCCGACCCATCCGAGCTGGCCGAAACCTTTGATATTGACGGGTTAGAACTGTGCGAACCAGGCGAAGTGGACCAGGACAAACTGATCGCCTGGGCCAGTGCCTGCGAGGAAGCCGCCCGTTCGGTTGAGGGCATCACCAATTCCGAAGGGTCGGATGCTGGTTGGGGCCGTCACCAAATCACCCTGGCGGCCACCAACGGCTTTGCCAACAGCTATGCTGGTAGTGGCAGCCATATTTCGGTTTCGGTCCTGGCCGGGACAGGCACGGCAATGGAACGCGATTATGATTATGACAGCGCGGTTTTTTCAACCGACCTGCGCGACCCGGCCGACATTGGCCGCATGGCTGCCGAAAAAACACTTCGCCGCCTGAATCCGCGCAAGGTGAAAAGCACACAAGTGCCGATTATCATGGATCCGCGGGTATCGGCCTCCATCGTCGGGCATTTGGCCGGTGCAATTAATGGCTCCGGCATTGCGCGCGGCACCAGTTTCCTGATCGACATGATGGAAAAGGAAATTTTCGCCCCCAACATCACCATTGTCGATGACCCGCACCGCAAACGCGGCCTGCGCTCCAAACCATTTGATGCCGAGGGTGTGGCCAACGCCAAGCGCAACCTGGTTGAAAATGGGATCCTCAAGGGATGGATCCTTGATTTGCGCTCTGCCCGCCAGCTTGGTTTGAAATCAACCGGCAATGCCTCGCGCGGGGCAGGCAGCCTGCCGGGGCCATCCACCACCAACCTTTATATGGAACCGGGCCTTATTTCGCCGCAGGACATGATCGCTGATGTCAAGCAGGGCCTGTATATTACGGAAATGATCGGCAGCAGCGTGAATGGCATTACGGGTGATTATTCGCGCGGCGCATCGGGTTACTGGATTGAAAATGGCGAACTGGCCTATCCGGTTTCCGAAATCACGGTGGCTGGCAACCTCAAGGAAATGTTCAAGGCCGTCAGCCCGGCCAATGACCTGACCTTCAAATATGGCACCAACGCCCCGACCCTGCGCATTGATGGCATGACGGTGGCTGGCCAGTAA